In Bubalus kerabau isolate K-KA32 ecotype Philippines breed swamp buffalo chromosome 4, PCC_UOA_SB_1v2, whole genome shotgun sequence, one DNA window encodes the following:
- the DLX4 gene encoding homeobox protein DLX-4 isoform X2: protein MTSLPCSLPGPDASKAVFPDIAPVPSVVAAYQLGLSPATAAAPDLPYSGPYGHLLPYPYTGPAIPGDSYLPCQLSTAPSQPAHQERETDSEKPPLSPEPPERHPQASTKKLRKPRTIYSSLQLQHLNQRFQHTQYLALPERAQLAAQLGLTQTQVKIWFQNKRSKYKKLLKQNSGGQEGDFPGRSPSLSPCSPPLPALWDLPKAGALPTGGYGNSFGAWYQHHSPDVLAPPQMM from the exons ATGACCTCTTTGCCCTGTTCCCTCCCTGGCCCGGACGCCTCCAAAGCGGTCTTCCCGGACATCGCCCCCGTGCCATCGGTAGTGGCTGCCTACCAGCTTGGCCTGTCCCCCGCAACCGCAGCCGCCCCCGATTTGCCCTATTCTGGGCCGTATGGCCACCTTCTGCCCTATCCCTACACCGGGCCGGCCATCCCCGGAGACTCCTACCTGCCCTGCCAGCTATCCACGGCGCCGTCTCAGCCGGCTCATCAAGAGCGGGAGACAG ACTCGGAGAAGCCGCCGCTGTCCCCGGAGCCCCCGGAGCGGCACCCACAGGCCTCGACCAAGAAGCTCCGGAAGCCGAGGACCATCTACTCGAGTCTGCAGCTGCAGCACCTGAACCAGCGTTTCCAGCACACGCAGTACCTGGCGCTGCCCGAGAGGGCCCAGCTGGCCGCGCAGCTCGGCCTCACCCAGACGCAG GTAAAGATCTGGTTTCAGAACAAACGCTCCAAGTATAAGAAGCTCCTGAAGCAGAACTCTGGGGGAcaggaaggggacttccctgggaggtCCCCCTCCCTGTCTCCCTGTTCTCCACCTCTTCCAGCCCTCTGGGATCTACCCAAGGCAGGGGCCCTGCCCACTGGTGGCTATGGCAACAGCTTTGGAGCCTGGTATCAGCATCACTCCCCAGATGTCCTAGCTCCACCTCAGATGATGTGA
- the DLX4 gene encoding homeobox protein DLX-4 isoform X1, with translation MTSLPCSLPGPDASKAVFPDIAPVPSVVAAYQLGLSPATAAAPDLPYSGPYGHLLPYPYTGPAIPGDSYLPCQLSTAPSQPAHQERETDSEKPPLSPEPPERHPQASTKKLRKPRTIYSSLQLQHLNQRFQHTQYLALPERAQLAAQLGLTQTQVGPVPSSTSLPQVCSLGTHPQVKIWFQNKRSKYKKLLKQNSGGQEGDFPGRSPSLSPCSPPLPALWDLPKAGALPTGGYGNSFGAWYQHHSPDVLAPPQMM, from the exons ATGACCTCTTTGCCCTGTTCCCTCCCTGGCCCGGACGCCTCCAAAGCGGTCTTCCCGGACATCGCCCCCGTGCCATCGGTAGTGGCTGCCTACCAGCTTGGCCTGTCCCCCGCAACCGCAGCCGCCCCCGATTTGCCCTATTCTGGGCCGTATGGCCACCTTCTGCCCTATCCCTACACCGGGCCGGCCATCCCCGGAGACTCCTACCTGCCCTGCCAGCTATCCACGGCGCCGTCTCAGCCGGCTCATCAAGAGCGGGAGACAG ACTCGGAGAAGCCGCCGCTGTCCCCGGAGCCCCCGGAGCGGCACCCACAGGCCTCGACCAAGAAGCTCCGGAAGCCGAGGACCATCTACTCGAGTCTGCAGCTGCAGCACCTGAACCAGCGTTTCCAGCACACGCAGTACCTGGCGCTGCCCGAGAGGGCCCAGCTGGCCGCGCAGCTCGGCCTCACCCAGACGCAGGTGGGGCCAGTCCCATCCTCCACCAGCCTTCCCCAAGTGTGTTCCCTGGGAACTCACCCTCAG GTAAAGATCTGGTTTCAGAACAAACGCTCCAAGTATAAGAAGCTCCTGAAGCAGAACTCTGGGGGAcaggaaggggacttccctgggaggtCCCCCTCCCTGTCTCCCTGTTCTCCACCTCTTCCAGCCCTCTGGGATCTACCCAAGGCAGGGGCCCTGCCCACTGGTGGCTATGGCAACAGCTTTGGAGCCTGGTATCAGCATCACTCCCCAGATGTCCTAGCTCCACCTCAGATGATGTGA